Proteins from a genomic interval of Rosa chinensis cultivar Old Blush chromosome 2, RchiOBHm-V2, whole genome shotgun sequence:
- the LOC112187634 gene encoding probable plastidic glucose transporter 2 isoform X1: MWVRQREPYSMYKRASSRDYMNTTDMESKEFVDTLDMEDNSALLQKSMVPELSNPSWRLSLPHVLVATISSFLFGYHLGVVNEPLESISADLGFKGNALAEGLVVSTCLGGAFLGSLFSGWIADGVGRRRAFQLCALPMIIGAVMSATAKTLAGMLIGRLFVGTGMGLGPPVASLYVTEVSPSFVRGTYGSFIQIATCLGLMGALLVGIPVKEIAGWWRVCFWVSTIPAAILALAMVFCAESPHWLHKQGRTYEAEAAFEKLLGGSHVKTAMVQLNKVDSGDETDAVSLSELFYGRHFRVVFIGSTLFALQQLSGINAVFYFSSTVFKSAGVPSGLANAFIGIANISGSVVAMALMDKVGRKVLLLWSFFGMAMAMAVQVVAASSYSSGSGSLYLSVGGMLMFVLTFALGAGPVPGLLLPEIFPGRIRAKAMAVCMSVHWVINFFVGLLFLQLLENLGPQLLYSMFGTVCMMAVVFVKRNVVETKGKSLQEIEIALLPQE; this comes from the exons CTCTTTTGCAGAAAAGTATGGTTCCAGAACTTTCAAACCCCTCATGGAGGCTTTCCTTACCCCATGTACTAGTGGCAACTATATCTTCATTCTTGTTTGGGTACCATCTCGG AGTAGTCAATGAACCACTTGAAAGCATTTCTGCAGATCTTGGTTTCAAGGGGAATGCCTTGGCTGAAG GTCTGGTGGTGAGTACATGCTTGGGAGGTGCCTTTCTTGGATCTTTATTTAGTGGATGGATAGCTGATGGAGTTGGACGTCGTAGGGCTTTTCAACTGTGTGCATTGCCCATGATTATTGGTGCTGTTATGAG TGCAACAGCCAAAACTCTTGCTGGTATGCTTATAGGAAGGTTATTTGTTGGGACTGGTATGGGTCTGGGCCCTCCTGTTGCTTCTCTTTATGTAACAGAG GTTTCTCCTTCTTTTGTGAGGGGTACTTACGGTAGTTTCATCCAGATTGCAACATGCCTTGGACTTATGGGGGCTCTTCTTGTTGGAATCCCTGTGAAAGAAATTGCGGGCTG GTGGCGTGTTTGTTTTTGGGTATCTACAATTCCAGCTGCAATACTTGCTCTAGCCATGGTATTCTGTGCAGAGAGTCCACACTGGCTACATAAG CAAGGAAGAACTTACGAGGCAGAAGCTGCATTTGAGAAACTCCTTGGTGGATCACATGTCAAAACTGCAATGGTACAGTTAAACAAGGTGGACAGTGGAGATGAGACAGATGCTGTAAGCCTTTCAGAGTTGTTCTATGGCCGCCATTTCAGAG TTGTTTTTATTGGGTCAACCCTATTTGCTTTACAACAGCTATCTGGTATAAATGCTGTCTTTTATTTCTCCTCAACTGTATTCAAAAGTGCTGGAGTACCATCAGGCCTTGCTAATGCCTTCATAGGAATTGCAAATATATCAG GATCTGTTGTCGCAATGGCTTTGATGGATAAAGTAGGAAGGAAGGTGCTACTGTTATGGAGCTTCTTTGGCATG GCAATGGCAATGGCTGTTCAAGTAGTTGCAGCAAGTTCTTATTCTTCAGGCTCTGGGTCACTGTACCTATCTGTTGGTGGAATGCTGAT GTTTGTCTTAACATTTGCCCTAGGAGCCGGACCAGTTCCAGGTCTCCTTTTACCAGAAATATTTCCAGGTCGCATCAGGGCAAAAGCAATGGCTGTCTGTATGTCAGTGCATTGG GTGATAAATTTCTTCGTGGGTTTGCTGTTCTTGCAACTATTAGAAAATCTTGGCCCACAGCTTCTGTATTCTATGTTTGGTACCGTTTGCATGATGGCTGTGGTTTTTGTGAAACGGAATGTGGTGGAAACTAAAGGAAAATCGCTCCAAGAGATTGAGATAGCGCTCCTTCCACAAGAATAG
- the LOC112187634 gene encoding probable plastidic glucose transporter 2 isoform X2, with amino-acid sequence MWVRQREPYSMYKRASSRDYMNTTDMESKEFVDTLDMEDNSALLQKSMVPELSNPSWRLSLPHVLVATISSFLFGYHLGVVNEPLESISADLGFKGNALAEGLVVSTCLGGAFLGSLFSGWIADGVGRRRAFQLCALPMIIGAVMSATAKTLAGMLIGRLFVGTGMGLGPPVASLYVTEVSPSFVRGTYGSFIQIATCLGLMGALLVGIPVKEIAGWWRVCFWVSTIPAAILALAMVFCAESPHWLHKQGRTYEAEAAFEKLLGGSHVKTAMVQLNKVDSGDETDAAVMELLWHGNGNGCSSSCSKFLFFRLWVTVPICWWNADVCLNICPRSRTSSRSPFTRNISRSHQGKSNGCLYVSALGDKFLRGFAVLATIRKSWPTASVFYVWYRLHDGCGFCETECGGN; translated from the exons CTCTTTTGCAGAAAAGTATGGTTCCAGAACTTTCAAACCCCTCATGGAGGCTTTCCTTACCCCATGTACTAGTGGCAACTATATCTTCATTCTTGTTTGGGTACCATCTCGG AGTAGTCAATGAACCACTTGAAAGCATTTCTGCAGATCTTGGTTTCAAGGGGAATGCCTTGGCTGAAG GTCTGGTGGTGAGTACATGCTTGGGAGGTGCCTTTCTTGGATCTTTATTTAGTGGATGGATAGCTGATGGAGTTGGACGTCGTAGGGCTTTTCAACTGTGTGCATTGCCCATGATTATTGGTGCTGTTATGAG TGCAACAGCCAAAACTCTTGCTGGTATGCTTATAGGAAGGTTATTTGTTGGGACTGGTATGGGTCTGGGCCCTCCTGTTGCTTCTCTTTATGTAACAGAG GTTTCTCCTTCTTTTGTGAGGGGTACTTACGGTAGTTTCATCCAGATTGCAACATGCCTTGGACTTATGGGGGCTCTTCTTGTTGGAATCCCTGTGAAAGAAATTGCGGGCTG GTGGCGTGTTTGTTTTTGGGTATCTACAATTCCAGCTGCAATACTTGCTCTAGCCATGGTATTCTGTGCAGAGAGTCCACACTGGCTACATAAG CAAGGAAGAACTTACGAGGCAGAAGCTGCATTTGAGAAACTCCTTGGTGGATCACATGTCAAAACTGCAATGGTACAGTTAAACAAGGTGGACAGTGGAGATGAGACAGATGCTG CTGTTATGGAGCTTCTTTGGCATG GCAATGGCAATGGCTGTTCAAGTAGTTGCAGCAAGTTCTTATTCTTCAGGCTCTGGGTCACTGTACCTATCTGTTGGTGGAATGCTGAT GTTTGTCTTAACATTTGCCCTAGGAGCCGGACCAGTTCCAGGTCTCCTTTTACCAGAAATATTTCCAGGTCGCATCAGGGCAAAAGCAATGGCTGTCTGTATGTCAGTGCATTGG GTGATAAATTTCTTCGTGGGTTTGCTGTTCTTGCAACTATTAGAAAATCTTGGCCCACAGCTTCTGTATTCTATGTTTGGTACCGTTTGCATGATGGCTGTGGTTTTTGTGAAACGGAATGTGGTGGAAACTAA